cctcctgccccccccccccccagtacCTGAACAGGAACGTGGTGCAGGATGTTCGCCGTGAGCACTTCAGCTTCAGCCCCCGGATGCCGGTGGGGGATTTCTATGAGGAGCGGGACACGCCGGAGGTGAGCTCTCATGGATGCCCTATAGCTCCATGTGTGATGCCATAGGGGTTGTGGGTCGCTCCCTATTGACGTGGTTACCTCCTATAGGGTCTGCAGTGGGTGAAGCTGAGCCCTGAGGAGATCCCTGCCCGCATCCAGGCCATCACTGGGAAACGTGGCCGACCCCGTAACGCCGAGAAGGTGAAACCCAAAGAGCTGCCAGCTGTGAAGCGCGGCCGCGGGCGACCCCCCAAGGCCCGGATGGTGGATCTGCTCAGCAAGACGGATGCGAGGCTGCTAAAGAGGCTGGAGGCCCAAGGTACCCCCCCGGCCCACagcccaccccacagcccaccTGCTGTCACcaaccaccccccccccccctttggtTCTTGCAGAGGTTCTCAGCGATGAGGACAAGCTGAAAATGAGtaaaatcaagaagaaaatgaggcGGAAGGTAGGAGCGAATGGGGAGCGGGGAGGGCTGGGTGGCTGATATAGAGCCTTCCCCGGCTggggggcacagagcagccccctGCCCCAGCCACTGATCTGCTCTTATTCCCCCCCAGGCCAAGAACAAGCAGAAGCAAGAGGCGAAAGCTCCCAAAGCCAAGGAGGCCAAGAAGAAGAgcaaggtgaggctgcagcagccgtgggggcagggagggagggagggggctgGAAGGGTCACCCACCCTGGGATGTATTTCTAGGccaaggagaagaaaggcaaaGTGGAGAAGGGCAAGGACAAGGGGCGGCCCAAGGAGAAGAAGGGCAAAGGGACGCGCAGGGTGGACAAGGGGCTGCTGGCCCAGCGGCGCCTGGAGGAGCGACAACGGCAGCAGCTGATCCTGGAGGAGATGAAGAAGCCGACGGAGGACATGTGCCTGGCGGACCACcaggtggggatggggaaggggctCCGTCAGCCCTGACCCCGCTTTCCCTGCCCTGACCGCCCCGTTTTGCCCCGCAGCCTCTGCCGACCTTCTCGCGCATCCCAGGCCTGGTGCTGCCCAGCCGTGCCTTCTCCCACTGCCTCACAGTGGTGGAGTTCCTGCAGAGCTACGGCAAAGTGTTGGGCTTCGACCCCAGCAGGGACGTGCCCAGCCTGAGCACGTTGCaggaggggctgctgggggtgggCGGCAGCGCCGGCGCCGTGCAGGACCTGCTGGTgaggctgctgcaggctgcGCTCTACGACCCCGGGCTGCCCCCCTACTGCCAGGTAATGCCTCTGCCGTGTGTCCATTCCCTGCCGTGTGTCCATCCCCTGCCGTGTGTCCATCCCCTGCCGTGTGTCCATCCCCTGCCGTGTGTCCATCCCCTGCCGTGTGTCCATCCCCTGCCGTGTGTCCATCCCCTGCCGTGTGTCCATCCCCTGCCTTGTCTGTCTGTCCCCCCATCCCCTGCCCTGGGATGCCGTTGCTGCCCATGAggttgcagctgctgcaggttgAGAGCTGCATTTCGGGATGTGCTGCCCACACTGCAGCCCCATCTGGGGACGCCCCACTCCAGGCTTTGGGTtttcatcatcatagtatcatagatcacagcatggtttgggttggaattGACCCCAAGGGTCACAAAGCTCCCAACCTCTCCCCATTTCATACCAGCTGcccaaggtcccatccaacctgacctcaaacacctccagggatggatggggcacccCACAACCTTTCTAggcagcacctccccactccCATAGCAGCCAACCTAAACCTTCaagccatttcccctctccctgctgttatccacccttTCCAAGAGCTGACTCCCCCCATTCACATCCTCCCCACGCCgtccccttcctgctgccccATAACACCTCTGTGTTCCCCTGCAGTCCCTGAAGATCCTGGGTGAGAAGGTGTCAGAGATCAGCCTGAACCGGGACACCGTCTCGGAGGTGCTGCGTTGCTTCCTGACGGCGCACGGGGCCGAAGCTGAGCTGTGCACCAGGCTGCGCACCAAACCCTTCCAGGCGCTGCTCCCCGAGCACAAAGCTGCTATCTTGGCCTTCCTGGTCAATGAGCTCAACAGCAGCGCCCGCATCATCAGGTGAGTGTAGAGAGAaagggtttggggggggggatgctgGCTGTGCCCCCCACCGCACGGAGCTGAGCCCCCACCTGGTGTGCGTGCAGTGAGATCGACAAGACGCTGGAGAGCATGTCGGCCTACAGGAAGAACAAGTGGATCATCGAGGGACGGCTGCGAAggtgggtggggagggggctgtgcCATAGGATGGGGTATTGCCATGGGGATAGTGCTATGGGATGGAGATAGGGTTGTGCTTTGTGGCAGTgccgtgctgtgggatgggaatGGTGCTGCCccatgggatggggatggtgctGTGCCATAGAATGGGgatggagcagtgctgtggggcagtACCATGGTGTAGGATGAGGATGGAGCAGTGCCATGGGGTGGGGATGTGGCAGTGCTGTGGAATaggggcagggctgtgccataagacattgctgtgctgtgggatgggaaaTGGGGCTGCGTTCCCCAAACCCTTCCCCCTGACTCGAGGGGCTCTGGGCACGGAGGGGGCTCCGCACGAGGTCTCCGCTGTCACTGCGCTGTGTCCCATCAGGTTGAAGATGGCTCTGGCCAAGAAGACGGGCCGGCCCGAGTCTGAGCTGATGGCACTGGAGGACGGACGACGCCGGCGCAGCTCCCGCCTGTGTGAGGAACCcgggctggagctggaggaggaggaggagggtcGGGGCCGGCGCTCCCGCAGGGACGAGGAGGTGATGTGGGCATCGGGGtgggctggaggggggggggtctcaGGGTCTCCCCTGGTCCTGATGGTCTCTCGCTCCCCCCAGGCTGACACATTGGCCTCCAGCATCCCTGAGCTCGAGCGGCAGATCGAGAAGCTGGCTAAGGTGAGTGGAGGCACAGGTCTGTGGGTGCCCATATCATGGCTGTGACCCCcccccaggctgcagcccctCACCCCGTGCCCTTCCCACAGCGGCAGATGTTCTTCCGCAAGAAGCTGCTCCACTCCTCGCAGACGCTGCGGGCGGCTTCGCTGGGCCAGGACCGGTACCGACGGCGGTACTGGGTGCTGCCCCACCTGGGGGGGATCTTCGTGGAGGGGGCAGAAGGTGAGcggggttggggctgggggagagctGGGGACCCTCACGGTGCGACCCACCCTCATTCCTCCCCCCTTAGTGCCCGAGGAGCACCCGGAGGAGCCCCCGGAGCAGAAGATGCTGCGCCCGGTGCCCGCGGTGAAGGAGGAGCCGCCGGACCCCGAGGTGCCGGTGCCGGTTCCCCAACGGGTCACCATGAACTGTGTGGCTGCACGTGCCCGGGGAAGGCCGCGGAAGAGCAAAGAGGAGCCGCCCACCCCGCTGCCCGTCCCCCTGCCTGTCCCCCCACCCATCCCCTCACCAGcccccccatccatccccccatccatccccccatccatccccccGTCCATCCCCCCCAAATCGCCGCCCATCAATGGGGCTCTGGAGGAGCCGCTGACGCTGGGGCAGAGCCAGCACGACCTCAGCCAGTCTGCCTTCCTGTCGTGGCTCAGCCAGACGCAGCCCTCGCTGCTCACCAACTCAGTGCTCACCCCGGACAGCAGCCCTGGAatgggggatgtggggctgccACCCCTCGAAGCCTCGTCTGACCCCAcggaggaggagagcagcacagagactGCGGATACGCAGGGGCCGTGGTTCAGCCCTCTGCCCCGCGATGACCGAGTCCCCCACACTCCCTCCTCAGCTGAgcccccacctccccacagGGATCAACCCCACAGGGATCAGCCCAAGGCCTCGGCCAGGCAGGTGGGTGCTGCGGTGCACGGGGGGGGGCTCTGAAGAGTGATGGGTGGGGGTCCCCTACTCACCGTGCTCCATCCCTACAGCTGAATGGGCTTCCAGCAGATGACCCCACCTCCCCTCTGCTCGCCTCCACCCCGGTCCCTGCCGGTGCCAGGGCCCCCCCCGCCTGTCCCCGTAGCCGGaacagcctggagaagctgCAGGACCCCCCAGGGCAACCCAAACGCCGGGGGAGACCCCCTACCAAGTTCTTCAAGCAGATGGAGCAGAAGTACCTGACGCAGCTGACGGAGCAGCCGGTTCCCCCCGGTGAGAGCATCGCCCTGGGTGGAGgagggggggatggagggggggtTGGGCAGCTCTATGGGACCAATGTTCGCACGGTGCTGCCTTGCAGAGATGCGGAGCGGGTGGTGGTGGCTGCAGGACCCCGAGCAGCTGGAGGCGGTGGCACGAGCTCTGCACCCACGGGGCATCCGGGAGAAAGCTCTGCACAAACACCTGACCAAGCACAGGGAATACCTGCGGGAGGTCTGCCTGCGTGCTGCTACAGGTACGGGCTGGGTGCGGGGtgtgggctgtggggatggcTCTGTGTCCCCCCCCCTGCTGACCCCTCTTTGTGCCCCCAGACCCCATCTTCCACCCCCGCCCCGAGACAGCCGCCGTCACCGCCGCATCTCAGGAAGCGTTGGCCCAATGGTCGGTGATGGAGAGGGCGTACGAGGCTGACCTGTCGGTGCTGCAGTGggtggaggagctggagcagcgTGTGCTGATGGCTGACCTGCAGATCAGGGTAAGGGGGGCGTTCCAGGGGAGGGTGGGGGTCTCTGGGTATGATGGGCGCCCTTGGGTAGGGTGGGGGTCCCCGGGTAAGGTGAGGGCCCTTGGGTAGGGTGGGGGTCTCTGGGTATGATGGGGGGCCCTTGGGTAGAGTGGGGTTCCTCAGGTAGGTGGGGGACCCTGGGTAATGTGTGGCCCCTCAGGTAGGCCAGGGGTCCCCGGATAGAATGGGAATCCTTGGATAGGTGGGGGGGTCCTTGGGTAGGTTGGGGGTCCCTGTGCACAAGCGGAGGGTTCCAGCCCCACAGGAGGGTCTCAGCCCCACAGGAGGgtcccagccctgagctctgctgtcccATAGGGATGGACGTGCCCCAGCCCCGACTCCACGCGCACCGACCTGCGGTACTGCGAGCACAAAGTGGAGCCTCTGGAGGACATCACGGTGCGCAGCCGGCGGGACGGGCTCCCCCCACGCCGTGAGGACACCAACCCTTTGGACCTGGCAGTGCTGCGGCTGGCGGCGTTGGAGCAGAACGTGGAGCGGCGCTACCTGAAGGAACCGCTGTGGGCAGCGCACGAGGTGGTGCTGGAGAAGGCGGTGCTGAGCGGCCCCGAGGAGCTGAGCCCGACAGAGATGTGAGTCCCCTCCCCACCTTTATACGCCTGTGGGACCCCCCcggtgctgtgctgagctgtgtgtgtgtctccttCAATCCCCCCCTTTTGCAGTGCCTATGAAATCACCCCCCGCGTGCGGACGTGGCGGCAGACGTTGGAGCGGTGCCGCAGTGCAGCGCAGGTGTCGCTGTGCATCCACCAGCTGGAGCGCTCCATCGCATGGGAGAAGTCCGTCAACAAAGTGGTGAGAGTGCATTGCAAGCAtgaaaaaggggggggggggacaagGACCACAAGGACCACAGGGACCACAGGGACCACAAGGACCACCATTCTAAGCCCCTCGACCCCCCCCCTTTTCCAGACGTGCCTGGTGTGCCGCCGTGGGGATGATGATGAGaacctgctgctgtgtgatggcTGCGACCGCGGCTGCCACCTCTATTGCCACCGCCCGCGTATGGCTGCCGTGCCCGAGGGCGACTGGTTCTGCTCCGTCTGCGTCTCACGGgtattttggggggggggggtccggGCTTTGCGGTGCCCCCCATTGGGGCTGTGAGCTGTTGGTGACCCCAGTTTGTGTCCAACCCCCCTTTAGGCACAGCAGTACCCAGAGCCCCTCACCCCGCGGAGGGGGAAGAAGCGGAAGCGGGGCCGTGTGCCGGGGGGGGGCCCAGCAGAGGAGAACGGCAGCCCCCCCCGACGCAGGGTGGCATCGCGGCGACCCGATGGGGCATCCCCAGCCAAACAACGGCGTTCAGCCCCCCCCCGGGGCCCACCCGGCGACCTGACCTTCTGCGAGTGAGTGTGGCAGGGCCAAcacagggagggggggggggcatccCTAGAGCCCCCCCCAACACCCAGCGCTtgtgttcccccccccccaaaggaTCATCTTGATGGAGATGGAGGCACATGAGGATGCCTGGCCCTTCCTGGAGCCTGTCAACCCCCGCCTGGTGCCCGGCTACCGCCGCATCATCAAACACCCCATGGACTTTGGCACCATGCGCGTGCGGCTGCTGCGGGGCGGGTGAGCATCCCCACtatatcccccccccccccccatctttcCCCTGTCTGCACCCCAGTCTTTCTCCTCTGCATCCCCTCCATCCTCCCCCTATATACCCCCCCAACCTCTCTATCCCACCATCTCCCCTATATACCCCCCCCAATATCTCTCTCCTATATCTCCCCCCAATGTTTCTCCCCTATTATACTCCCCCCCCAACACCTCTCCCCTCTTATATACCCCCCCCCAACATCTCTCCCCTATTACACAACCCCCCCATCTTTCCCTTTACCTTCCCCTCCATACCCCTCCATATACCCCCCCACATCTCTCCCCTATTATATACCCCCCTAACATCTCTCCCCTCCTATTTACCCCCCCAACTCTCCCCTTACCTTCCCCTCCATACCTCTCCATATCCCCCCCCGCATCTCTCCCCTATTATATACCCCCCCCAACATCTCTCCCCTATTATATGCCCCCCCCAACATCTCTCCCCTCTTATTTAACCTCCCCCCATCTCTCCCCTTACCTTTCCCTCCATACCCCTCCATATCCCCCCCCAAAATCTCTCCCCTATTACACAACCCCCCCATCTCTCCCCTTACCTTCCCCTCTATACCCCTCCAACATCTCTCCCCCATTATATACCCCCCACCCCACCATCTCTCCCCTATTATATGACTCCCCACCATCTCTCCCCTCTTATttaaccccccccccattatctctccccttcccatcccctccccaccccgCTCACTGTCGCCCCCTGCAGGTACACGAGCGCAGCGCAGTTTCGTGCTGACGCCACTTTAGTGTTCGACAACTGCCGGACCTTCAATGAGGACGACTCAGCCGTGGGCCGCGCCGGGCACAACATGAGGCGCTTCTTCCAGAGCCGATGGGACGAATTCTACCAGGGACCCCCCCAGCACTGATGCTACCTGCTGACCCCCCCcctttacacacacacacacacacaccccctcCCCATACCCAgggcccccccccccatcccctccccatccatcccctttataccccccccccccatcacaCCCACAGAGCTGTGTaagccaaaaagaaacaaaaaaaagacaaaaaaaatcaaataccacaaaacccaacaaaaaaaaaaggcttttttttttttttattttgttttttgttttgggttttcttttggttttttcttttagatggaacagaaccccccccccccaatccccCTCCTCATACCTCCAACcaacaaggaaagcaaataaacccccccccccttcccctccctgctgggTATATTTAATAATAGCAATAGTTCGTAGTGAATGTCTCCATGCATTAAGGCCAGTAAAGTGGACTTAGCACCCCCCCCCCTTCTcagcgcccccccccccctcccaccccctgcAGACACTTTAATGGAGGgccctcccccccctccccggtGCGTCCCTTCTGCTGTAggaccc
The Excalfactoria chinensis isolate bCotChi1 chromosome 28, bCotChi1.hap2, whole genome shotgun sequence genome window above contains:
- the BAZ2A gene encoding LOW QUALITY PROTEIN: bromodomain adjacent to zinc finger domain protein 2A (The sequence of the model RefSeq protein was modified relative to this genomic sequence to represent the inferred CDS: deleted 1 base in 1 codon), producing the protein MDTDNHFGFGGLPPPPTASGLKPSTPSSGDSPYSNGAALSFPPQGKSLNGAMNVNGFSTVSHTTTSGTFTSSTHSSGPPHLHPYDCLWDYTQFQPPGGLKDGGLTQFPLNGVSGGSRPSSPGHSTNLRAAGPELWGNGTSGSMGLNFDSQELYDSFPEQSFELIPNGPTSFYAAPQPSPMLGSGETPFPLHEEELGGDTDDAEASKELPPPIAENGAGLVGSMELEDTQPDLKLCSYNGSAPTAAPLGRDSPGLSSPTGTGLGPASPMGAALEDAQLLSEDPLEPFEALARDPDTGDLYAMDETQLVGDKSPLDEAPDDAPGPPLPSTSPPLHAASPFSLMPAHRPAPPPLLPSPDSPPPLARSPELSSSHAGPEQSGALELSAALEPESPCPSAEEEEEEEEEEEEEEAADSCTEASAAPEGESKEAAAPLSTSVGGDVPRRRIATPEEVRFPLQHGWRREVRIKRGNHRWQGETWYYGPCGKRMKQFPEVIKYLNRNVVQDVRREHFSFSPRMPVGDFYEERDTPEGLQWVKLSPEEIPARIQAITGKRGRPRNAEKVKPKELPAVKRGRGRPPKARMVDLLSKTDARLLKRLEAQEVLSDEDKLKMSKIKKKMRRKAKNKQKQEAKAPKAKEAKKKSKAKEKKGKVEKGKDKGRPKEKKGKGTRRVDKGLLAQRRLEERQRQQLILEEMKKPTEDMCLADHQPLPTFSRIPGLVLPSRAFSHCLTVVEFLQSYGKVLGFDPSRDVPSLSTLQEGLLGVGGSAGAVQDLLVRLLQAALYDPGLPPYCQSLKILGEKVSEISLNRDTVSEVLRCFLTAHGAEAELCTRLRTKPFQALLPEHKAAILAFLVNELNSSARIISEIDKTLESMSAYRKNKWIIEGRLRRLKMALAKKTGRPESELMALEDGRRRRSSRLCEEPGLELEEEEEGRGRRSRRDEEADTLASSIPELERQIEKLAKRQMFFRKKLLHSSQTLRAASLGQDRYRRRYWVLPHLGGIFVEGAEVPEEHPEEPPEQKMLRPVPAVKEEPPDPEVPVPVPQRVTMNCVAARARGRPRKSKEEPPTPLPVPLPVPPPIPSPAPPSIPPSIPPSIPPSIPPKSPPINGALEEPLTLGQSQHDLSQSAFLSWLSQTQPSLLTNSVLTPDSSPGMGDVGLPPLEASSDPTEEESSTETADTQGPWFSPLPRDDRVPHTPSSAEPPPPHRDQPHRDQPKASARQLNGLPADDPTSPLLASTPVPAGARAPPACPRSRNSLEKLQDPPGQPKRRGRPPTKFFKQMEQKYLTQLTEQPVPPEMRSGWWWLQDPEQLEAVARALHPRGIREKALHKHLTKHREYLREVCLRAATDPIFHPRPETAAVTAASQEALAQWSVMERAYEADLSVLQWVEELEQRVLMADLQIRGWTCPSPDSTRTDLRYCEHKVEPLEDITVRSRRDGLPPRREDTNPLDLAVLRLAALEQNVERRYLKEPLWAAHEVVLEKAVLSGPEELSPTEIAYEITPRVRTWRQTLERCRSAAQVSLCIHQLERSIAWEKSVNKVTCLVCRRGDDDENLLLCDGCDRGCHLYCHRPRMAAVPEGDWFCSVCVSRAQQYPEPLTPRRGKKRKRGRVPGGGPAEENGSPPRRRVASRRPDGASPAKQRRSAPPRGPPGDLTFCEIILMEMEAHEDAWPFLEPVNPRLVPGYRRIIKHPMDFGTMRVRLLRGGYTSAAQFRADATLVFDNCRTFNEDDSAVGRAGHNMRRFFQSRWDEFYQGPPQH